Part of the Streptomyces sp. NBC_01353 genome, GGCGAGACGGCCCTCCCGCCGGCCTGGCTGGCCGAACTGGAGGGCCGTTCCACGATCCTCGAGCTCGCGGACGACTTCGCGATGGAGATGACGCAGGGCGCCGCCCTGCACAGCCCCTCGGAGTCGCACCCGGGCTGGCTGGCCCGCTATCCGAGGGGCTGACCGGCGCGGTCGCCCGTGGCCTGCGGGGGTACGGCGGCGCCCCCGTCGTCGGAGTTGATCCGGTCCAGGACCGCGTCCCGCTCCGGGGTGTCCTCCGGCTTGATGAAGCCGATCAGGATGTAGAGGACGAGGGAGGTGGCGAGCGGCGAGACGATCTGGATCTGCAGCTCGATGCCGTCCAGGCCGTAGTTGGTCAGCCAGAAGGCGAAGAGGCCTGCCGCCCAGGAGACGAGTGCGGCCGTCGGACCGGACTTCCGGAAGGTCTTCAGCAGGCCCAGCATGAACGGGATCGCGATCGGCCCCATCAGTCCGGCCACCCACTTGATGACGACGGTGATGATGTCCTTGAAGGCCGGGGAGTTCACCTGGGTGGCGACCGCCATCGAGAGGCCGAGGAAGGCGATCGTCGACCAGCGCGCCGCGATCAGTCCGGCCTGCTGCGTCCAGCTGCGGGCCGCCTTGCTCATGACGGGGGCGATGTCACGGGTGAAGACGGCCGCGATGGCGTTGGCGTCGGAGGAGCACATGGCCATCGTGTGCGAGAAGAAGCCGACGATGACCAGGCCGAGCAGTCCGTGCGGCAGCAGCTGTTCGGTCATCAGGGCGTAACTGTCGGAGGCGTCGGGCTTCTTCGGGTCGACGAGCAGCGGCGCGACCCACATGGGGAAGAAGAGAACGAGCGGCCAGACGAACCACAGCACCGCGGAGAGCCGGCCCGAGCGGGTGGCCTCGCGGGCGTTGGGGGTGGCCATGTAGCGCTGGGCCTGGTTCCACATGCCGCCGTTGTACTCGAAGGTCTTGATGAAGAGATACGCGAGCAGGAACGTCATCGTGTACGGGCCGGCGGTCGGCGCGGTGTGGCCCTGGAGCTCGGGCCGGTCCCACACGGTCCACAGGGCGCTGAAGCCGCCCAGCTTCGCCATGACGGCGACGAGCATCGCGATGCCGGCGAAGAACTGGATGATGAACTGCCCGAGTTCGGTGAGCGCGTCGGCCCACAGGCCGCCGACCGTGCAGTAGATACCGGTGATCACGCCGGTGATGAGAATGCCCTGGTTGAGGGAGATCCCGGTGAAGACGGAGAGCAGGGTGGCGATCGCCGCCCACTTCGCGCCCACGTCGACGATCTTCAGCAGCACCCCGGACCAGGCGAGGGCCTGCTGCGTGGGGAGGTTGTACCGGTTCTTCAGATACTCCAGCGGCGAGGCGACATGGAGCCGTGAGCGCAGCCGGTTGAGGCGGGGCGCGAAGAGATGGGCGCCGATGGCGATGCCGATCGCGATGGGGAAGGACCAGGTGACATAGGACGTGACACCGTATGTGTAGGCGATGCCGGCGTATCCGGTGAACATCACCGCGCTGTAGCCGGACATGTGGTGGGAGATGCCGGAGAGCCACCAGGGCATCTTCCCGCCGGCGGTGAAGAAGTCGGAGACGTTGTCCACGCGCTTGTGGGACCAGACGCCGATCGCGATCATCACGCCGAAGTAGCCGATGAGCACGGCCCAGTCGAGACTGTTCATTGAGCCCCCTCCAGGGGTCCGGTCCGCCTTGTGAACGCCGTTCATGGTGTGGTGAGTTGGCGGGCCAGGACAACGCGGTGGAGGGTCAAGAGCAAGTAAAATCGTTCTCCTTGCTGACCTGCGTTCATATCTCTGAATACAGATGAGGGCAAAAAGGGCCGCACGGTACGCCGTCGCGTACCGTGCGGCCCGGTCTCCGCCCGCAGGGTGCTACCGCATCAGCTCTCCCGCGTTGACGAGCAGCGACTGCCCCGTGATCGCCCGCGCCCGGTCCGAGACCAGGAACGCCGCCGCCTCCGCCACGTCCCCGTCCGTCGCCAGCTCGGGCAGCGCCATCCGCTCCGCGAGCCGCGCCAGCACCTCGTCCTCGGCCACCCCCTCCGTGTGCGCGGTGAACTGGACGTACGCCTGGACCGGCGGGCCCCACATCCACCCCGGCAGCACGGTGTTGACCCGGATCCGGTGCGGCCCCAGCTCCCGCGCCATCGAGTACATCGCCGAGGTCAGCGCCCCCTTCGAGGCCGCGTACGCCGCCTGCCGCACCTGCGAGGGGGCGGCCACGGCCGACTGTGTACCGATCAGGACCACCGACCCTCCCCGCTCCTTCAGCGCCGGCAGGCAGGCCCGGGTCATCCGCAGCGTGCCGAGCAGATTGACGTCCAGGACCCTCTGCCAGGTGGCGAAGTCCGCGTCCTCGATCCCGCCGAAGTAGCTGTCCCAGGCGGCGACGTGGACCACCGCGTCGATCGCGCCGAACCGCTCCAGCGCCAGCGCGGCGAGAGCCTCGCACTGTGCCTCGTCGGTGATGTCGGTGGCCCGGTGGGCGGTCTGCCGCCCGCCGGGGTCGATCTCGGCCGCCGACTTGGCGAGGTTGGCCTCGGTGCGCGCACCGAGGACCGCGTTGCCGCCGTCCCGCGCCACCGTCTCGGCGATCCGGTGACCGAGTCCGGCACCGACACCCGACACGACCACGGTCTTTCCCTGAAGCAGCATCCGGGTGCCTCCCGACTCTGGCGATCGATCTGACGACCCGTCAGAGTAGGAGCCTCCGGAGGACAAGGGAAGGGGTACGGGCATGAGTGACGAGACGTACGCGGAGCTGGCGGCGGTAGGGCCGTACGGGGTCCACCCCGGGCACGCCCTGATCACGATGGTCGAACCGCACCCGGGCCACGAGTACGCCTACAACCGCTGGTACGAGGACGACCACTACTACGCGGGCGCGATGGCGATGCCCTGGATGTTCGCCGGCCGCCGCTGGGTCGCCACCCGTGACCTCCAGGGACTGCGCACCCCGGAGAAGTCCGCCGTCGCCCAGCCCGTCACGGCCGGCTGCTACCTCTCCACGTACTGGGTCACCGAGGGCCGCTACGACGAGCACATGAAGTGGACCGTCGCCATCAACAAGCGGCTCAACCGCGACGCCCGCGTCTACCGCGACCGTACGCACGTCTTCACGAGCTTCCAGGACCACGAGGCCACCGTGTACCGCGACGGGGCGGCCGGACCACGCGACTTCCACGCCCTCGACCACCCCTATCAGGGTCTGGTCCTCCAGGTCGTCGACGCCGAGGGTCCGGAGGGGCGGGCCGAGCTGCTCGAACGGCTGCGGTCGAGCGAACTGCCGAGGCGTCTTGCCGGCTCACCGGCCGCGATGGTCACCGTCTTCCGGCCGACGCCGCTGCCCGGGGACCGTATGACGTACGTGAAGCAGGTCGAGGGGGTCGACACCCGGCTGACCCTGCTGTGGTTCCTGGAGCGCGACCCGCGCGCCTGCTGGGCGGAGCACTTCGCCGACCTGGACACGGTCGGAGGCGAGTGGGGGCGGGTCGAACTGATCGCGCCGTTCATTCCGACGGTGCCGGGCACGGACCAGTACGTGGACCGACTCCGCTGAGGGCATGGCCGAGCCCCCTCGGCCAGGACGGCGGACCGGTCGAGAGGGCTCTTTGCGTACGTACTGTGGTGCTCGGAACACGCGGGCTCAGAGCGCCCCGTTGCTCACTTCACCGACGAAGGCGTTCCACGAGGCCGAGCCGAAAGCGATGGACGGACCCTCGGGGGCCTTGGAGTCCCGGACCGCGATCGCGGCCACGACGGGGGACTTGACTTCGATGCAGGCCCCGTTCCCGCCGGAATACGAGGACTTCGTCCAGGTGTCCGTAGCGCCCTGAATAATCGCCATGTTCTTCACTCCGGTTCTGCCAGTAGGGTGTCGCGCCAACTCATGCTGGCGTGATCGACGCTACTCGTCGGTCCCGCCGCGTGGGGGCGGCGTTCACCCGACCGGATGGCATATTCCAACTGCGCTTCCGTTGGCACGAGTCCGGGGTGTACCGTGCGGGCCTCTTCGTCGGCGGCACCGGCCGAATGGCTGCTTTCACGGCCGAATCGGAGAATTCGGAAGGGCCGCCGCTTTCCACTCTCGACCGGCGGCTCTCACCCAGCCTTTGTCACCCTGCGGCGTAGCTCTTCGCAATGTCCGAAATGAACTCCCGGGTCTGCTCCACATTCAGTGCCTGTGCCCGCAGGTGCTCGTACATCACGCTGTACTTCGCGACATCCTGGGCCTTCTCCAGATAGAGGTCGCTCGTCACACCCTCGATGTAGACGACGCTGGAGTCGGACGTGTCCGGGAATTCCAGGATCGCGTAATGTCCGCTGATGCCCGGATGCGCGCCCATCTCGAACGGCAGCACCTGCACGGTCACGTGCGGCAGATGCGACTGCTCCACGAGATGCTCCAACTGCTGGATCATCAGCTGCTTGTTGCCGACCACCCGGCGCAGCGCACCCTCGTCGATGACCGCCCACAGTCGCAGCGGTCGCTCCCCGTCCTTGATCCGGTCCTGGCGCCGGGTGCGGACGGTGACCCGTTTGTCGATGTCGGTCGGGTTCGACTCCGGCAGCGCGCCGCTGATCACGGCCTCCGCGTAGCCGTGGGTCTGCAGCAGGCCCGGGATGATCTGGGGCTCGTACACCCGCAGGCTCTCGGCGTCCGTCTCCAGGCCGATGTAGACGCTGTACGGGATGTCACCGAAGGCATGCCACCAGCCCTGCTGGCGCGAGTCCTTGGCCATCTGCATCAGCGACTCGACGACCCGCTCGTCCTCGACCTCGTACACCCCGCAGAGGTCGCGGACATCGCGCTGACTGATGGAACGACGGCCGTTCTCGAGGCGGCTGATCTTCGACTGGGAGACGAGGAGACGCTCGGCGACCTGCTCGGCCGTCATGTTCTTCGCTTCCCGGAGCCGGCGCAGCTCCTGGCCCAATCGGCGTCGCCTGACGGTGGGGTTGACGTTGGACGCCACGGAAACTGCACCTCCGGCTGTCGGCTGCGTAGCTGTGAGTATCTACTGCTTGGCAGACTGCCACCAAAGGTGTGGTGTGCGCTGGGAAATGACGACAACGCAGGGGGAACGCGGAAACGCACGTGTGCGGCTCCCGGAATGAATCCGGTCGATCCCGTGGATCCGATGGAACTAGAGGATCCGGTCGAGCTCGTGGAACTCAGTGCACGGCGGTGCGCGCCATGCTGCCGTGGCGCGGCTGCTGTGGAACGCCGCCCGGGGCACTGCGGCGCGGCTGTGCGGCCACACCGTTCTGGACGTCCATCACGGCGTGTGCCACGAGTCCGCCCATGGGGTCGTGCCGGATCAGATCGCGCAGCCGGGACCGCGACGACCGTCCTTCGTTCCCCGGGTACAGGTGCTTGCCGAGACCGACCGCGTGGGCCAGCGCCGCAAGCGCCGCGGTCCGCGGGTCCGGCGGTACGCCGGTGCGGATCGCACTGTCCAGCCGGGCTCTGATGTCCCGGCTGATAGCCGTCTCCGTCGCCTGGTAGCGAGTCGTCGGCAAAACCCCGCACATCTGGCCCTCCACGGCATGGACCATGCCGCAGCGCTCCAGGTGAGCGAGATAGATCTGGCGCAGCCCCAGTCGGGGCCCGCCGATCCAGTGGACCGCCCGAACCGGACTGCCACGCCTGCGCAGCAGCTCCAGTGCGGAGTCCAGAGTCGGATCTCCGGTCGGCCGTGGCATCACCACGGCGATACGATCCCCGTCAGGGGCTATCCGTCCTGCCAGAGCCAGCTCCACTAGCTGTGCTCCGGCGAGGCCGAGGTCGAGCGACTGCGGCTGCGCTGTGGTACCCGTGGCCGGGTCCAGAGCGAGCAGCAGAAGCTCCTCCGGAATTGTTCTGCGGCTCCTGCCCATCCATGCCTCCCCGCGTGGATGAGTCACAGGGTGACCCCTCTCACATTCATCTGTCGAGAGCGCCTGGGTGCTTCGTGCGGGAACCAGTAGGTATGTCGTTCTCGTCTAGCACGGGGGCCAACGGGTTCACACAGGACACTGATACACGGTTCGGACGTACGCATGACGCATGGAGGAGGCACGGTGGCGGGCGAGTCCCCCGACAAGGCGGAGCAGCAGGAGTCTTCGCAGGAGGCTTCTGCGGGTGGCGGCGGCAGGGATCCGCGGCTGTCCGTGTTCCGTGAGTCCGCGTCCTCGTCGACGGCGTCCACGGGTTCGACGACGGGTGCCGCGACGGCGTCGCCGGTCCAGGTCGACCAGCCGACAGCCGTCTTCAAGACCCTGGCGCCGCGCACCTCGGAGGACGACGCCCCCTCCGAGGGTGCTGTGTCCGAGGAGGCCGTGTCGGAGGAGGGCGTGTCCGAGGACGAGGCGCCTCGGGACGAGGCGCCTCAGGAGGCCGCTGAGGGCGACCGTCTGCGGGCGGCGGTGGCGGCGTGGGTCGCCACCGGCGACGGGGAGGCCGAGGCCGACGGAGAGTCGGCCGGCGAGGCGGCTGACGAGGCGGCGGACGCCGACGGCGAGGACGACGCGGAGGGCGACACTGCCGCCGCCGAGGTCGATGCCGATGTCGCCGCCGATGCCGAAGCCGAGGTCGCGGCGGACGAAGCTGACGAGGTCGAGGCCGACTCCTACGCCGGCGACGCGCCTGCCGACGACGAGCCGGCCGCGGAGGCCGCGGAGGCAGACGCGGACACCGACGCCGACCGTGAGGCCGAGAAGGCCGAGAAGGCCAGGGACTCATGGTTCGCCGCGCGCGAGTCGGCCGAGGCCGAGCCCCAGGTGGACGCCGAGTCCGCGGACGAGCCCGCCGCCGAGCCCGAGCCCGAGGACGAGCCCGAGCCGCACGACGAGCCCGAAGCGGCCCCCAAGGCCGCCGACGAGTCCGAAGCCGCCCCCAAGGCCGTCGTCGGGACCGCGGCCGACGAGTCTCCCGTCGATCAGCCCACCACCATGTTCAGGGCCCTACGGCCGCCCGTCGTGGACCAGCCGACGACCGCGCTGAAGCTCCCGCCGCTCCCGGAGCCCCCCGCGACCCCGAAGGCCGCCGTCGAGCGCCCGAGCACGTTCGTGCCGCTCCGCGCCGATGCCGCCACCTCCAAGGCCCCTGAGGCCAGGGCACCCGAAGCCAAGGCCCCTGAGGCCAAGGCCCCGCAAGCCAAGGCGCCCGAGGCGAAGACCCCTGTGTCCCCGCCCCCGCCGTCGCTCACCGAGGCCGAGCGGACCAAGCAGCAGCCCATGCCGCCGCTGCCCCCGCTCGACCTGCTCGCGGAGCTCACGAACACCCCGCCCCCGCCGCAGACCCCCCTGCGCACCACCATGCGGCGCGTCCGGATCTGGACCCCGCTGGTCATTCTCCTTCTGATCATCTTTGCAGTCGTACAGTTCGTCCGACCGCTCCCGCCCCCCACCCTGAAGCTCTCCGCCTCGCCCACCTTCACCTTCGAGGGCGGCGAGCTGAACATGCCGTGGCCCACCGAGGGACAGGGCGCGGCCGAGGTCGAGGGCGTCGGTTCGCTCGGCACGTACGGGGCCCAGAAGCCCGCCCCGCTCGCGAGCGTGGCGAAGACGATGACGGCGTACGTGATCCTCCGCGACCACCCGATCAAGGGGAAGGAGACCGGCCCCGAGATCGAGATCGACAAGAAGGCCGCGGACGAGGCCGGCGCCGAGTTCGAGTCGACGGCGGCGGTCAAGGAGGGGCAGACGTACTCGGAGAAGGAGCTGCTCCAGCTCCTCATGATTCCGTCCGCGAACAACGTGGCCCGGCGGCTCGCCCGCTGGGACGCCGGTTCGGAGGCCGCGTTCGTCGAGAAGATGAACGCCGCAGCCAAGGACCTCGGCATGACGGACTCGGTCTACACCGACCCGTCGGGCCTGGAGTCGAGCACCGTCTCCACCCCGCAGGACCAGCTGAAGCTGGCGAAGGCGGTCATGCAGTACGACGTGTTCCGCGAGATCGTGAACATGCCGAACCTCACCGTCGACGGCATCCCCGGCCAGATCGAGAACAACAACGCGATCGTCCTGGAGCCCGGTGTCAGTGGGATCAAGACCGGCTCCTCCACGCCCGCCGGCGGCAACCTGCTCTGGGCCGCGAACACCGTCATCGACGGCAAGCAGCGCCGGATCCTCGGCATCGTCATGGGCGCGAAGGATGCCGATCAGCTGCACAAGAAGCTCCTGCTGGCGATCGACTACAGCCTCAAGCTGATCCAGGCCGCGCAGAAGGACGTCACCTCCGCCGCCGTGGTCCGCAAGGGCCAGGTCGTCGGCCACATCGACGACGGCCTCGGCGGGACGACCCCGGTGATCGCGACCAAGGAGCTCAAGGCGATCGGCTGGCCGGGCCTGAAGGTGAACCTGGAGCTCACCGACGACGGCAAGGTCCTGCCGCACTCCGGCAAGGCGGGCGACGTCGTCGGCCAGGTGTCGATCGGCACCGGCACCGGCAAGGTCAGCGCCCCGGTCGCCCTCCAGTCGGACCTGGTGGAACCGGGCTTCGACAAGAAGCTGACCCGTCTGGGCTGACTCGACTGGGCACCCCGGTTCTCCGGGGTGCCCAGCTGTTAGCGTTCCGGACATCGAGACATGCGCGAGAGGCAGCACGGGAGAGGGCCGCGAGTGACCACCGCCGAGCCGACACGCGCAGACGAGGGCGCGCAGCTGCCAGCCCCCTCACCGCCGCGAATAAACCTCCCGGCGCCCCGGCCGCCCGCCGAGACGACACCCCGTCCCCGGCCGCTACGACGCAAGCGGCGCTACCCCGTCATGATCGCGACGGGCGTGGCCGCACTCGCCCACGTCCTCTGGTTCTTCCTGTTCGCGAACAGCGGCGGCGACCTCGCGGCGCAGGACGCGTGGGCCGAGTTCGTGGGCCGCCACCCGGACTCCGCGTACAACCTCGCCTGGTACGGCGGGATGCACCCGGTCTCGTACAGCGTGATCTCTCCGTACGTGATGTCGGTGCTCGGCGTCCGTACGACGATGATGATCGCCGGCACGGTCTCGGCCGGTCTCACGGCGCTGATCCTGGTGCGGGTGCGGGCGGTCCGCAATCCGCTGGCGTGCTCGCTGGCCGGGGTCTTCGCGTTCCTGTGCAACGCCCTGTCGGGGCGAGTGACGTTCGGGCTCGGCATGATGTTCGCGCTCGGCGCGGTCGCGGCCGTGTTCTGCTGGCCGTACCGCTGGCGCCACCGACGCTGGGCGAAGGCGGCGGTCGCCGCCCCGCTCGCCGGTCTCGCGACCGCGTGCAGCCCGGTCGCCGGCCTCTTCCTCGGGGTCGCGGCGGCGGCGCTCTTCCTGAACAAGCGGCGTCCGGGCGCGTACGCCCTCGGCCTCGCGCCGGTGCTGGTCGTCGCGCTGTCGTCCTGGCTGTTTCCCTTCTCCGGTACGCAGCCGATGTCGCTGGCCTCGACGTCGCTGCCGTTCCTCTTCGGAGTCCTCGTCTTCCTCCTCGTACCGCGTGAGTGGCGCACCGTGCGTACGGGCGCGGCGGTCTACTCGGCGGGCACGCTCCTCACCTGGCTGATCGACTCCCAGATCGGCTCGAACGTCTCCCGCCTGGTGATGCTCTTCGCGGGAGTGGTGTTGCTGGCCGCCCTCCCGTACACGGTGCCGCGCTCGCGCCGCTGGTACGCCGTCGTGCTCGCCTTCGTCGGCCTGAACTTCTGGATCGGCTTCAAGGGCGTCGACGACGTCATCCGTACCGCTCCGGACGCGTCCTGGGCGCGTGAGGTGGCACCGCTGATCAACCAGCTGCAGGTCCGTGGGGCGGAGAAGGCACGCGTGGAGGTCGTACCGGCCTCCAGCCAC contains:
- a CDS encoding sodium:solute symporter family protein, translating into MNSLDWAVLIGYFGVMIAIGVWSHKRVDNVSDFFTAGGKMPWWLSGISHHMSGYSAVMFTGYAGIAYTYGVTSYVTWSFPIAIGIAIGAHLFAPRLNRLRSRLHVASPLEYLKNRYNLPTQQALAWSGVLLKIVDVGAKWAAIATLLSVFTGISLNQGILITGVITGIYCTVGGLWADALTELGQFIIQFFAGIAMLVAVMAKLGGFSALWTVWDRPELQGHTAPTAGPYTMTFLLAYLFIKTFEYNGGMWNQAQRYMATPNAREATRSGRLSAVLWFVWPLVLFFPMWVAPLLVDPKKPDASDSYALMTEQLLPHGLLGLVIVGFFSHTMAMCSSDANAIAAVFTRDIAPVMSKAARSWTQQAGLIAARWSTIAFLGLSMAVATQVNSPAFKDIITVVIKWVAGLMGPIAIPFMLGLLKTFRKSGPTAALVSWAAGLFAFWLTNYGLDGIELQIQIVSPLATSLVLYILIGFIKPEDTPERDAVLDRINSDDGGAAVPPQATGDRAGQPLG
- a CDS encoding SDR family oxidoreductase, whose product is MLLQGKTVVVSGVGAGLGHRIAETVARDGGNAVLGARTEANLAKSAAEIDPGGRQTAHRATDITDEAQCEALAALALERFGAIDAVVHVAAWDSYFGGIEDADFATWQRVLDVNLLGTLRMTRACLPALKERGGSVVLIGTQSAVAAPSQVRQAAYAASKGALTSAMYSMARELGPHRIRVNTVLPGWMWGPPVQAYVQFTAHTEGVAEDEVLARLAERMALPELATDGDVAEAAAFLVSDRARAITGQSLLVNAGELMR
- a CDS encoding DUF397 domain-containing protein, whose product is MAIIQGATDTWTKSSYSGGNGACIEVKSPVVAAIAVRDSKAPEGPSIAFGSASWNAFVGEVSNGAL
- a CDS encoding helix-turn-helix transcriptional regulator, which translates into the protein MASNVNPTVRRRRLGQELRRLREAKNMTAEQVAERLLVSQSKISRLENGRRSISQRDVRDLCGVYEVEDERVVESLMQMAKDSRQQGWWHAFGDIPYSVYIGLETDAESLRVYEPQIIPGLLQTHGYAEAVISGALPESNPTDIDKRVTVRTRRQDRIKDGERPLRLWAVIDEGALRRVVGNKQLMIQQLEHLVEQSHLPHVTVQVLPFEMGAHPGISGHYAILEFPDTSDSSVVYIEGVTSDLYLEKAQDVAKYSVMYEHLRAQALNVEQTREFISDIAKSYAAG
- a CDS encoding GPP34 family phosphoprotein; the protein is MGRSRRTIPEELLLLALDPATGTTAQPQSLDLGLAGAQLVELALAGRIAPDGDRIAVVMPRPTGDPTLDSALELLRRRGSPVRAVHWIGGPRLGLRQIYLAHLERCGMVHAVEGQMCGVLPTTRYQATETAISRDIRARLDSAIRTGVPPDPRTAALAALAHAVGLGKHLYPGNEGRSSRSRLRDLIRHDPMGGLVAHAVMDVQNGVAAQPRRSAPGGVPQQPRHGSMARTAVH
- a CDS encoding D-alanyl-D-alanine carboxypeptidase, with protein sequence MTHGGGTVAGESPDKAEQQESSQEASAGGGGRDPRLSVFRESASSSTASTGSTTGAATASPVQVDQPTAVFKTLAPRTSEDDAPSEGAVSEEAVSEEGVSEDEAPRDEAPQEAAEGDRLRAAVAAWVATGDGEAEADGESAGEAADEAADADGEDDAEGDTAAAEVDADVAADAEAEVAADEADEVEADSYAGDAPADDEPAAEAAEADADTDADREAEKAEKARDSWFAARESAEAEPQVDAESADEPAAEPEPEDEPEPHDEPEAAPKAADESEAAPKAVVGTAADESPVDQPTTMFRALRPPVVDQPTTALKLPPLPEPPATPKAAVERPSTFVPLRADAATSKAPEARAPEAKAPEAKAPQAKAPEAKTPVSPPPPSLTEAERTKQQPMPPLPPLDLLAELTNTPPPPQTPLRTTMRRVRIWTPLVILLLIIFAVVQFVRPLPPPTLKLSASPTFTFEGGELNMPWPTEGQGAAEVEGVGSLGTYGAQKPAPLASVAKTMTAYVILRDHPIKGKETGPEIEIDKKAADEAGAEFESTAAVKEGQTYSEKELLQLLMIPSANNVARRLARWDAGSEAAFVEKMNAAAKDLGMTDSVYTDPSGLESSTVSTPQDQLKLAKAVMQYDVFREIVNMPNLTVDGIPGQIENNNAIVLEPGVSGIKTGSSTPAGGNLLWAANTVIDGKQRRILGIVMGAKDADQLHKKLLLAIDYSLKLIQAAQKDVTSAAVVRKGQVVGHIDDGLGGTTPVIATKELKAIGWPGLKVNLELTDDGKVLPHSGKAGDVVGQVSIGTGTGKVSAPVALQSDLVEPGFDKKLTRLG
- a CDS encoding MFS transporter, producing MIATGVAALAHVLWFFLFANSGGDLAAQDAWAEFVGRHPDSAYNLAWYGGMHPVSYSVISPYVMSVLGVRTTMMIAGTVSAGLTALILVRVRAVRNPLACSLAGVFAFLCNALSGRVTFGLGMMFALGAVAAVFCWPYRWRHRRWAKAAVAAPLAGLATACSPVAGLFLGVAAAALFLNKRRPGAYALGLAPVLVVALSSWLFPFSGTQPMSLASTSLPFLFGVLVFLLVPREWRTVRTGAAVYSAGTLLTWLIDSQIGSNVSRLVMLFAGVVLLAALPYTVPRSRRWYAVVLAFVGLNFWIGFKGVDDVIRTAPDASWAREVAPLINQLQVRGAEKARVEVVPASSHRESSALTPYINLARGWNRQADMERNPLFYDDTLNATNYQDWLDRWAVHYVVLPTGAPDSGAEREAELVADGLPYLKQVWSDANWRLYEVDDPAPLADPPAKVRRAGANEVVIEVDSPGRVLIRVPYSPWLALLDENGGKIEPPEETEASKAAREASPTELPKVFLNEYGCLLKTEADVEGDEWTELVAPKAGIYRLAAPYKFFPRGTACPEELR